Proteins found in one Micropterus dolomieu isolate WLL.071019.BEF.003 ecotype Adirondacks linkage group LG12, ASM2129224v1, whole genome shotgun sequence genomic segment:
- the LOC123980694 gene encoding ovarian cancer G-protein coupled receptor 1-like, with amino-acid sequence MNEGVKSGSHLRFLLDEKVRNGSDCSCWAEQDDRFGRRWTSQHVSNCLLTFTNVFLQVRSDHVAPIYVINLLISDLLQFCYMIVEVAKPEDKKIYNIFLYIYFSALFASIGFMVCIALERYLVIAHPLWYRFRRTVKISVVVCVLVWVLSLVYAVLFYFKIDYWVVKFIFAIHFLLPFPLLIFFLVGTLKALSASTSVPSDEKRLIVGILVLVLFIYTLLFLPRIIWDLQVNRSHTLTSVSFMFLKFSPLADSVLYVFMRKGIIEKLLASVCCCRMDSNDISSPSV; translated from the exons ATGAATGAGGGAGTGAAAAG TGGGTCACATCTGAGATTTCTGTTGGatgaaaaagtcagaaatggctctgactgcagctgctgggcagagcaagatgacagatttgggaggaggtggacttcacaacatgtttccaaCTGCTTGTTGACTTTTACCAATGTTTTCCTGCAGGTGAGAAGTGATCATGTTGCTCCCATCTACGTCATCAACCTTCTAATTTCTGACCTCCTTCAGTTCTGCTACATGATCGTTGAGGTGGCAAAACCTGAGGATAAGAAGATATATAACATCTTCTTATATATTTACTTCTCTGCTCTGTTTGCCAGTATTGGCTTCATGGTCTGCATCGCCCTGGAAag gtatttggtcatcgcCCACCCGCTGTGGTACCGCTTCAGACGAACCGTCAAGATCTCTGTGGTGGtctgtgtcctggtctgggtccTTTCTCTTGTCTATGCcgtccttttttatttcaagatTGATTATTGGGTCGTGAAATTTATCTTTGCCATCCActtcctccttcccttcccaCTGTTAATATTCTTCCTGGTTGGGACCCTCAAAGCCCTGTCTGCTTCCACCTCAGTCCCCTCTGATGAAAAACGACTAATTGTGGGAATTTTGGTTCTGGTGctgtttatttacactctgctGTTCCTGCCCAGAATCATTTGGGACCTACAAGTAAACCGTAGTCATACCCTCACCAGCGTGTCTTTCATGTTTCTTAAGTTCAGTCCTCTTGCAGACTCAGTCCTGTATGTGTTCATGAGGAAAGGGATCATAGAGAAGCttttggcctctgtgtgttgctgcagaatggACAGCAATGATATCAGCAGTCCATCAGTATGA